In Cytophagia bacterium CHB2, a single window of DNA contains:
- the rpmG gene encoding 50S ribosomal protein L33, whose translation MRENITLECGTCKRRNYAMTKNKKTHTARAEFKKFCRFCNKHTMHKESR comes from the coding sequence GTGAGAGAAAACATTACTCTGGAATGCGGCACGTGCAAGCGCCGAAACTATGCGATGACGAAAAATAAGAAAACGCATACGGCGCGCGCAGAATTCAAAAAGTTTTGCCGGTTCTGCAACAAACATACGATGCACAAAGAATCGCGTTAA